One Plasmodium vinckei vinckei genome assembly, chromosome: PVVCY_09 genomic region harbors:
- a CDS encoding DNA-directed RNA polymerase, putative has translation MTCSGEIDSKETNINKCNDNQPGETEKKGKQNNFCKNQKEKLKNKEIILYRSRRDKNKIEIPVFVHSYIWKNNNWYGVIHMRESCANFLLSNAINSHVPLNYLPMICKPKKWEDDQGGMLLLKNNFIRYNIKPLFNLNVCNMGRIKNIVSEIGNVGWKVNKEILHYIEYAYMNGKTIGKIPLNKNYNLPYNIDFKKNSNTNEEIKKYYLLKEEITRLNKCLISERPTFLQKLAVAKTFKQNDKIYFPHNIDFRGRMYPLSPHLHHMGDDICRSLIVFSDDKEIGSNGLYWLKIHLANNFGKDKLNFKKRIEWVDNNINNIKKLRENPFDNLEFWGLADNPWQALAVSIDLINALNCSDPSKYKSNIPIQQDGTCNGLQHYAALGKDKDGGRAVNILPSDEPQDIYTVVLDIVINKIKNDMDNGGDKNESNTLLSKSQLANYCFKYNLLKRKVVKQTIMTICYGVTSIGAKNQVKGKIQSMIAKDTDKNTINALSKYIANYIFESISEIFKRAMIIKKWFNNLSKVTNDLNIPITWISPIGLPCEQPYRLGTRILVNTPLQSVSVTSYKNCLLHKNKQRLGFPPNFVHSLDASHLIMTAEKMLIQNNFSFAAVHDSYWAHACNVDIMNKYIRESFITLYNEPILENIYQNFQMRLGKYAEKIPPPPEQGHLDISLVRDSQYFFS, from the coding sequence atgacttGTTCAGGTGAAATTGATTCAAAAGAAACAAACATAAACAAATGTAATGATAACCAACCTGGAGAAACAGAGAAAAAAGGAAAGCAAAACAACTTTTgtaaaaatcaaaaagaaaaattaaaaaacaaagaaataatattatatagatCTAGGagagataaaaataaaatagaaataCCTGTATTTGTACATTCgtatatatggaaaaataataattggtATGGTGTTATACATATGAGAGAAAGTTGtgcaaattttttattgagTAATGCAATAAATTCACATGTAccattaaattatttgccTATGATATGTAAACCAAAAAAATGGGAAGATGATCAAGGTGGTAtgctattattaaaaaataattttattagatataatattaaaccattatttaatttaaatgtgTGCAATATGGGCaggattaaaaatatagtatcCGAAATTGGTAATGTTGGTTGGAaagtaaataaagaaatattacattatattgaatatgcatatatgaaTGGGAAAACGATAGGAAAAATCcctttaaataaaaattataatttaccttataatattgattttaaaaaaaatagtaacaccaatgaagaaataaaaaaatactatttattaaagGAAGAAATTACTAgattaaataaatgtttaATAAGTGAAAGACCaacatttttacaaaaattagCAGTAGCAAAAACATTCaaacaaaatgataaaatatatttccctCATAATATCGACTTTCGTGGAAGAATGTATCCGTTGTCTCCCCATTTACATCATATGGGTGATGACATTTGTAGAAGTTTAATAGTTTTTTCAGATGATAAAGAGATAGGATCAAATGGATTATATTGGttaaaaattcatttagcaaataattttggtaaagataaattaaattttaaaaaaagaattgaATGGGTTGAcaacaatattaataatattaaaaaattacgTGAAAATCCATTTGATAATTTAGAATTTTGGGGTTTAGCAGATAATCCATGGCAAGCTTTAGCTGTTTCTATTGATTTAATAAATGCTCTAAATTGTTCTGATCcatcaaaatataaaagtaatATACCTATACAACAAGATGGAACATGTAATGGTCTACAACATTATGCCGCATTAGGCAAAGATAAAGATGGTGGGCGTGCTGTAAATATTCTTCCATCGGATGAACCTCAAGATATTTATACAGTAGTATTAGATATcgttataaataaaataaaaaatgatatggATAATGGTGgagataaaaatgaaagtaaTACCCTTCTAAGTAAATCACAATTGGCaaattattgttttaaatataatctattaaaaagaaaagttGTAAAACAAACAATAATGACAATATGCTATGGAGTCACATCTATTGGTGCAAAAAATCAAGTTAAAGGAAAAATTCAAAGTATGATTGCTAAAGATACTGATAAAAATACTATTAATGCATTATCTAAATATATAgctaattatatatttgaatcTATAagtgaaatatttaaaagagcaatgattataaaaaaatggtttaataatttatctaAAGTCACAAACGATTTAAATATACCTATAACATGGATATCCCCAATTGGATTACCTTGTGAACAGCCATATAGATTAGGAACTAGAATTTTAGTAAATACACCATTACAATCAGTTAGTGTAACatcttataaaaattgtttactccataaaaataaacaaagaTTAGGCTTTCCTCCAAACTTTGTTCATTCATTAGATGCCTCACATTTAATTATGACTGCTGAAAAAATgcttatacaaaataattttagtTTTGCTGCTGTCCATGACTCATATTGGGCACATGCTTGTAATGTTGatattatgaataaatatattagagaatcttttattactttatataatgaacCTATTTTAGAAAAcatttatcaaaattttcaaatgcGATTAGGAAAATATGCAGAAAAAATTCCACCACCTCCTGAGCAGGGACATCTAGATATATCACTCGTTCGAGACAGTCAATACTTTTTTAGTTAA
- a CDS encoding kelch domain-containing protein, putative, translated as MDMFSTAPDELNHDEIRNETLKDELKENDFKREYIDNEINIKKDVTDLEKENKITPSVIEQVKNDLKSSFVENVKNVELINMENRENSQNSQILQNSQNRENIQTLQNSQNDQNLNEQMKPPKILLNMDGNNQNTISSKGFLSPPAFHVTEIMHNEKCLKKTKGHITVEINGDICVYGGMEQNVCIDNFVRYVPGINLFEKMRLNSEDIPYRAFHSGNVITEDNKKYIVVFGGINAQNSITDEAYKFDFQARKWEHIKNECRPPPRYKHASFSFDDVLYIHGGLDVENKLLSDLWCLSQNKWTQVKQLGPKPEARYGHSLMLAPHERAQIVFLFGGNKQGFNSALSDIWMFNINTNIWRELRHSSGSKPCARWGHSTALIDNEWMVIYGGFTNGWIENYALSDMYAMNIYNFSWYEIDISSSKAFNRGYFGSLCLLPYKKSLHVFGGTNGSNECSDVFSMSPLATYASYKALTGVIEQLHSKIKHIDENGNENGNGNDNAHINLAEFELKFSELKNEVNNINNMMRAFETKFAALEKLNEQCGKLLSKNINAESLEKLEKRIMKLESSNALMKHDSI; from the exons ATGGACATGTTTAGCACAGCACCTGATGAATTGAACCATGATGAAATAAGGAACGAAACTTTGAAAGATGAACTAAAAGAAAACGACTTTAAAAGAGAATACATAGacaatgaaataaatataaagaaggATGTTACCGATTtggaaaaggaaaataaaattaccCCATCAGTAATTGAGCAAgttaaaaatgatttaaaatcTAGTTTTGTTGagaatgtaaaaaatgtagaacTAATCAATATGGAAAATCGTGAAAATAGTCAAAATAGCCAAATTTTGCAAAATTCGCAAAATCgtgaaaatattcaaaCTTTGCAAAATTCGCAAAATgatcaaaatttaaatgagCAAATGAAACCTCCAAAAATACTATTAAACATGGATGGAAACAACCAAAATACTATTTCATCAAAAGGGTTTTTATCTCCCCCTGCTTTTCATGTAACTGAAATTATGCATAATGAgaaatgtttaaaaaaaacaaaaggaCACATAACAGTAGAAATAAATGGagatatatgtgtatatggTGGTATGGAACAGAATGTCTGTATTGACAATTTTGTTAGATATGTACCAggaattaatttatttgaaaaaatgagATTAAATTCAGAGGATATACCTTATAGAGCTTTTCATTCAGGTAATGTTATAACggaagataataaaaaatatattgttgtATTTGGTGGTATAAATGCTCAAAATAGTATTACTGATGaagcatataaatttgattTTCAAGCAAGAAAATGGGagcatattaaaaatgaatgtaGACCACCTCCAAGATATAAACATGCTTCTTTTAGTTTTGAtgatgtattatatattcatggTGGTTTAGAcgtagaaaataaattactaTCAGATTTATGGTGCCTCtcacaaaataaatggaCTCAAGTTAAACAACTTGGGCCAAAACCAGAGGCAAGATATGGACATAGTTTAATGCTCGCTCCACATGAAAGAGCACAAATTGTTTTCTTATTTGGGGGAAACAAACAAGGTTTCAATAGTGCCTTATCCGATATTTGGatgtttaatattaatactaATATTTGGAGGGAGTTACGTCACTCTTCCGGTTCAAAGCCTTGCGCACGATGGGG TCATTCGACAGCTTTGATTGACAACGAATGGATGGTAATATATGGTGGTTTCACAAATGGATGGATCGAAAATTATGCCTTATcag ATATGTATGCaatgaatatatacaatttctCATGGTACGAAATTGATATAAGTTCTTCAAAAGCATTTAATCGAGGATATTTTGGATCGCTTTGTTTATTACCTTATAAAAAATCTTTACACGTTTTTGGAGGAACAAATGGCTCAAATGAATGTTCTGATGTATTTAGTATGTCACCTCTTGCCACGTATGCTTCATATAAAGCATTAACCGGTGTAATTGAGCAATTACACAGTAAGATTAAACACATTGATGAAAATGGCAATGAAAATGGCAATGGAAATGATAATGCACATATTAATTTAGCAGAAtttgaattaaaattttccgaactaaaaaatgaggttaataatataaacaatatgaTGAGGGCCTTTGAAACAAAATTTGCAG CTCTTGAAAAGTTAAACGAGCAGTGTGGAAAACTcctttcaaaaaatatcaacGCAGAATCTTTGgaaaaattagaaaaacGTATAATGAAATTGGAGTCTTCCAATGCCCTAATGAAACATGATAGTATATAA
- a CDS encoding kelch domain-containing protein, putative produces the protein MATNKFLTTKTENSYISKFTHNAIIFGENLLNIISNGFINNDKPLYNNQDDHIENISFCSEVLPFYCKSEIIHNANIFNPRFGHSCILHKNHVYIYGGNQHASNCNQNLIRFNIDTHVFKVLEEHNKPKLRYYATLDLIYSSDDKEECLFLFGGKAGKYITNTTYMYNINNKTWNIIDTKNCPPHVFGHVSFKYKNIIFIHGGNMGNLQINSDIWNYFEQEKRWVKIISKDEYYNQKVCKPSDRFFHSCALCVSNQGNDINLYIFGGLNNKNKCVDDIFWSYSLNNGKWREIKNSFGKIPAQRFGHSSILLNSRWFLLFGGYNYSWHSQLDLLDIYAYDINLNTWSILNTYGLPLVSHHFYGHITQVDNSGYFFIFGGLRDNKASCKVYKYTPLVITPDFKNIMDKIDEMNKKVKYLENNPICSISKTYVKEIAEMQNYLKGISFTIARYIQLIDDLNDKIKISNKLSQNSYSYLSEKFEKSIKYYDSLDKRIHELEKLSSYSLSDHDEDIVKET, from the exons ATGGCAAcgaataaatttttaaccACAAAAACTGAAAATTCGTATATTTCGAAATTTACACACAATGCCATAATATTCGGAGAAAATTTATTGAATATAATTTCTAATGGTTTTATAAACAATGATAAACCATTATATAACAATCAAGATGAtcatatagaaaatatatccTTTTGTTCTGAAGTTTTACCTTTTTATTGTAAATCGGAAATAATTCATAACgcaaacatttttaatccTCGATTTGGACATTCATgtatattacataaaaatcatgtttatatatatggggGAAATCAGCATGCTAGCAATTGTAACCAAAATTTAATTCGATTCAACATTG ACACTCATGTTTTTAAAGTATTGGAAGAACATAATAAGCCTAAATTAAGATATTATGCCACATTagatttaatatattcatcTGACGACAAAGAGGAATGTTTATTTCTCTTTGGGGGGAAAGcaggaaaatatattactaatactacatatatgtataatataaataataaaacatggAATATAATAGATACCAAAAATTGTCCTCCCCATGTTTTTGGTCATGTGTCATTCAAATATAAGAacatcatatttatacatgGGG gaAATATGGGGAATctacaaataaatagtgACATTTGGAATTATTTCGAGCAAGAGAAAAGATGggtaaaaattataagtaaagatgaatattataatcaAAAAGTTTGTAAACCAAGTGATCgattttttcattcatGTGCTCTTTGTGTATCGAATCAAGGGAatgatattaatttatatatttttggggggttaaataataaaaataaatgtgtggatgatatattttggtCTTATTCCCTTAATAATGGAAAATGGcgtgaaataaaaaattcatttgGAAAAATTCCTGCACAAAGATTTGg tcaTAGCTCGATTTTGTTAAACTCTAGATGGTTTTTGCTTTTTGGAGGATACAACTATTCTTGGCATTCCCAATTGGACCTATTGg atatatatgcatatgatATAAACTTAAATACTTGGTCGATTTTAAACACGTATGGGCTGCCTTTAGTTTCTCATCACTTTTATGGGCATATAACACAAGTTGATAATAgtggatatttttttatttttggaGGGTTACGAGATAATAAGGCATCATGCaaagtatataaatatacaccCCTAGTAATAACCCCAGATTtcaa aaACATTATGGACAAAATTGATgaaatgaacaaaaaagttaagtatttagaaaataatcCAATTTGCTCAATAAGCAAAACATATGTGAAAGAAATAGCTGAAatgcaaaattatttaaaaggaATAAGTTTTACAATTGCAAGATATATACAACTTATAGACgatttaaatgataaaataaaaatttctaACAAGCTATCCCAAAATAGTTATTCTTATTTGTCagaaaaatttgaaaaaagtattaaatattatgattcTTTAGACAAAAGAATTCACgaattagaaaaattatcatcCTACTCTTTATCAGATCATGATGAAGATATTGTTAAAGAGACGTGA
- a CDS encoding small nuclear ribonucleoprotein Sm D1, putative yields the protein MKLVTFLMKLTNENVTIELKNGTLITGVITGVDIKMNTHMKNVKVVIKNKNVGEYNANTKQFLSLDHVTIRGNNIRYYILSDSLPLDTLLVDDTPKNKTSKDKSFSSKDKGRGRGRGRKVPRR from the coding sequence ATGAAGCTAGTAACATTTTTGATGAAACTAACCAATGAAAATGTCACGAtcgaattaaaaaatggaacaCTTATAACTGGGGTTATAACAGGAgttgatataaaaatgaacacacatatgaaaaatgttaaagtagtaattaaaaataaaaatgttggTGAATATAATGCTAATacaaaacaatttttatcattagaTCATGTAACTATAAgaggaaataatataagatattatattttatcagaTAGTTTACCTCTTGATACATTATTAGTAGATGATACtcctaaaaataaaacatcaaaggataaatcattttcaaGCAAAGATAAAGGAAGAGGAAGAGGTCGTGGAAGAAAAGTCCCAAGAAGATAA
- a CDS encoding mitochondrial import inner membrane translocase subunit TIM44, putative, which translates to MTNILNNVLAANIKFCKHIKNKQIFSGKCEKKYIYSSSKYATQNVITAANFAIPNDKTVFGGFPTRQTVRNFSSFMKNVIEQVKKDMRENKQYQEALKELKEQTEIDDKAIKLKKKIQENINIIKNIKEKNEQAIKIIYNDINKFVTHCFENYFIFRISKKITVKFFSGLAKILLITTDKITELGDKWNDNNAFVQLDKWRQEMAIKRYKKKTGMEEKAINNSETDSEHANLKNVEEDIENDTSSSTGGELILAYESAWDKFGSKLKDMPFLNSFFENPLLGKLFGETELAAALRVMKMEDKNFKLSELMYLFEFVISKHIVESYLIGDEDTLRLHCGQAAFNSLNSSINERKKKKLFLDTNVLIYKDHELKGAQRMEESSPWFIFTFHTQQINCLKNKNDEIVEGKIDDIREVVYTMALSKHPEPETEGLLYPYIVREFAIIGNTPSW; encoded by the exons atgacgaatatattaaataatgtacTTGCAGccaatataaaattttgtaaacatataaaaaataaacaaatattttcaggaaaatgtgaaaagaaatatatatatagtagtAGCAAATATGCCACCCAAAATGTAATTACTGCTGCTAATTTTGCCATACCTAATGATAAGACAGTTTTTGGTGGCTTTCCTACAAGACAGACAGTACGAAATTTCTCGAGctttatgaaaaatgtcATAGAGCAG GTTAAAAAAGATATGAGGGAAAACAAACAATACCAAGAGGCATTAAAAGAGTTGAAAGAGCAAACTGAAATTGATGATAAAGCTAttaaacttaaaaaaaaaattcaagaaaatataaatattataaaaaatataaaagaaaaaaatgaacaagcaataaaaataatatataatgatattaaTAAGTTTGTAACACATTGTTTTGaaaactattttatatttagaataagtaaaaaaataactgttaaatttttttcagggttagcaaaaatattattaataacaaCCGATAAAATAACTGAGTTAGGAGACAAATGGAATGACAATAATGCATTTGTACAGCTAGACAAATGGAGACAAGAAATGGCaattaaaagatataaaaaaaaaacaggtATGGAAGAAAAAgctataaataatagtgaAACAGATAGCGAACATgctaatttaaaaaatgttgaagaggatatagaaaatgataCAAGTTCTAGTACTGGTGGTGAATTAATTTTAGCATATGAATCAGCATGGGATAAATTTGGAAgtaaattaaaagatatgccatttttaaatagtttttttgaaaatccATTATTaggaaaattatttggTGAAACAGAGTTAGCTGCTGCATTAAGAGTAATGAAAATggaagataaaaattttaaattatcagaacttatgtatttatttgaatttgtTATATCTAAACATATCGTTGAATCTTATCTAATTGGAGATGAAGATACACTTAGATTGCATTGTGGACAAGCAGcttttaattctttaaattcaagtataaatgaaagaaaaaaaaaaaaattatttttagatacaaatgttttaatatataaagatcATGAACTTAAAGGGGCACAAAGAATGGAAGAAAGTTCTCCttggtttatttttacattccATACACAACAAATtaattgtttaaaaaataaaaatgatgaaattgTAGAAGGTAAAATCGATGACATTAGAGAAGTTGTTTATACAATGGCATTATCTAAGCATCCAGAACCCGAAACAGAAGGTTTACTTTATCCATACATAGTCAGAGAATTTGCAATTATAGGTAACACTCCTTCATGGTAA
- a CDS encoding threonine--tRNA ligase, putative: MRLTIMSLCICISNILFSNLNNLLFVKSIKKNKNIYSNCLRRKNKNFHTHHNFSLSPNIGPYNYIGEVSFPISYKNRKISTKKYHTSSSLNLKGKQEQKKSKIFYVDNKKMSTVNFDDTNLEILKKNFVIKDSPDFIKYRLDKFNELKEKKKKDLEKIIENDPNYYKEINIELLDGSIKIGQKNVTTPYQIASQISKKLSENSIVAKVIYLDDVNLNLCDIEDEESEEKSEETSQEGILWDLNVPLIGNCKINFLGIDSPEGKKVFWHSSAHILGSSLEKLYGGYLTIGPALNEGFYYDIFLGNNSIVSDDYTKIENEYNKLVKENVEFEKMVCTKEEVLELFKYNPFKIELIKSKIRSDNEKTSVYKCGNFIDLCLGPHIKNTGKSKAFKVLKNSSAYWLGDKNNDSLQRVYGISFQKKTELTDYIKFIEEAKKRDHRNVGKNLNLFFFEKETSPGSGFWFTHGAKIYNKLIEFMRKEYRIRKYEEVITPNIFSCDLWKTSGHYQNYKNCMFIFNIENKEWGMKPMNCPGHCLIFKQLNASYKSLPIRLADFGVLHRNEITGSLSGLTRVRRFQQDDAHIFCSLDHIKTEVVNVLQFIFYVYNLFGFKYDLYLSTRPPKYIGDINTWNFAEQSLKEALELANVKWKLNEGDGAFYGPKIDIVLRDSLNRTHQCGTVQLDFQLPIRFNLQYKNKEYGVGQETDSNLPNESNKDANEKKEDSTLDNVDNEQNKVDGDDAGNNQSGGALKKGFDRPIIIHRAILGSVERFVAILVEHTSGKFPFWLSPRQAIVLPISDKFNEYAKYIHDVLTNNLFDVDVDISVNTLNKKIREAQLKQYNFILVVGEKEISTNTVTVRDRDNPNDQKVYTIQELVNNFKKMLDINSIKLNEIPPFIQK; this comes from the coding sequence ATGAGGCTGACAATTATGTCCCTTTGCATTTGCATATCAAACATACTTTTTTCAAACTTAAATAATTTGCTGTTTGTAaaatctataaaaaaaaataaaaatatatattcaaactgtttaagaagaaaaaataaaaattttcacaCCCATCACAATTTTAGCTTATCACCAAACATAGGTCCCTACAATTATATAGGCGAAGTAAGTTTCCctatttcatataaaaacagAAAAATTTCAACAAAGAAATATCACACTTCTTCAAGTTTAAACTTGAAAGGAAAACaggaacaaaaaaaaagtaaaatattttatgttgataataaaaaaatgagcaCAGTAAACTTTGATGACACTAACTTGgaaatactaaaaaaaaattttgtgATTAAAGATAGTCCggattttattaaatatagattagataaatttaatgaattaaaagaaaagaaaaaaaaagatttagaaaaaataatagaaaatgatccaaattattataaagaaataaatattgaaTTATTAGATGGGTCAATTAAAATTGggcaaaaaaatgtaacaaCACCATATCAAATTGCATCAcaaatttcaaaaaaattatctgAAAATTCGATAGTTGCTAAAGTTATTTATTTAGACGATGTTAATTTAAATCTATGTGATATTGAAGATGAAGAATCAGAAGAAAAAAGTGAAGAAACTTCTCAAGAAGGTATTTTATGGGATTTAAATGTCCCATTAATAGgaaattgtaaaataaacTTTCTTGGAATTGATAGTCCTGAAGGGAAAAAAGTATTTTGGCATTCGTCAGCACATATATTAGGTAGTAGTTTAGAAAAACTATATGGAGGTTATTTAACTATTGGACCTGCTTTAAATGAGggtttttattatgatatatttttagggAATAATTCAATTGTTAGTGATGATTATACTAAAATcgaaaatgaatataataagctagttaaagaaaatgttgaatttgaaaaaatggTATGTACTAAAGAAGAAGTATTAGaactatttaaatataatccatttaaaattgaattaattaaatctAAGATTCGAAgtgataatgaaaaaactTCTGTTTATAAATGTGGAAATTTTATTGATTTATGTTTAGGAcctcatataaaaaatactgGTAAATCTAAAGCATTtaaagttttaaaaaattcatcaGCTTATTGGTTAGGAGATAAAAACAATGATAGTTTACAAAGAGTTTATGGTATTtcatttcaaaaaaaaacggaaTTAACggattatataaaatttattgaaGAAGCTAAAAAAAGAGATCATCGAAATGTtggaaaaaatttaaatttatttttttttgaaaaagaaacaTCACCAGGATCAGGATTTTGGTTTACACATGGagctaaaatatataacaagcTAATCGAATTTATGAGGAAAGAATATAGAATAAGAAAATATGAAGAAGTTATAACtccaaatatatttagttGTGATTTATGGAAAACATCAGGACATTATCAaaactataaaaattgtatgtttatatttaatattgaaaataaagaatgGGGAATGAAACCAATGAATTGTCCAGGACATTGTCttatatttaaacaatTAAATGCATCTTATAAATCTTTACCAATTAGATTAGCTGATTTTGGAGTTTTACATCGAAATGAAATAACGGGATCATTAAGTGGTTTGACTAGAGTTCGAAGATTTCAACAAGATGATgctcatattttttgttcccttgatcatataaaaacagAAGTAGTAAATGttttacaatttattttttatgtttataatCTATTTGgttttaaatatgatttatatttatcaacACGACCCCCTAAATATATTGGAGATATTAATACATGGAATTTTGCTGAACAGTCATTAAAAGAAGCATTAGAATTAGCAAATGTAAAATGGAAATTAAATGAAGGTGATGGAGCTTTCTATGGTCCTAAAATTGATATTGTTCTTAGGGACAGCTTAAATAGAACCCATCAATGTGGAACTGTACAATTAGATTTTCAATTACCAATACGATTTAACTTGCAATATAAGAATAAAGAATATGGAGTAGGTCAAGAAACGGATTCAAACCTACCTAATGAGTCTAACAAAGAtgcaaatgaaaaaaaagaagattCAACATTGGACAATGTTGataatgaacaaaataaagtaGATGGTGACGATGCAGGAAATAACCAATCAGGTGGAGCATTGAAAAAAGGATTTGATAGaccaataataatacatcgAGCTATCTTAGGATCTGTTGAAAGATTTGTAGCTATATTAGTAGAACATACATCTGGAAAATTTCCATTTTGGTTAAGTCCAAGACAAGCTATTGTTTTACCAATAAGtgataaatttaatgaatatgcaaaatatatacacgacgttttaacaaataatttatttgatgtTGATGTTGATATATCAGTAAAtactttaaataaaaaaataagagaaGCACAActaaaacaatataattttattttagttGTTggagaaaaagaaatatctACAAATACAGTTACAGTTAGAGATCGTGATAATCCAAATGATCAAAAAGTTTATACTATACAAGAATTAGTAAAtaactttaaaaaaatgcttGATATTAATTCAATTAAACTTAATGAAATACCTCcatttattcaaaaataa